The genomic DNA CCTTTGAATAAGGGTATCGGTCCTTCCGCCGACATACCCGGAGATAATGCCGGTGGTTGTGCCAATGACGGTAATAAATACACTGGTTACTACCCCAATAAGCAGTGCTACTGGGAACCCAAACAGCAAACCGGTGGCTAGATCACGACCGGTAGAATCTGTACCCATTAAACCGTACACCGTCCCACCGATGGTGAAGCTGACTTCACCGATGTAATCATCCTCTCCTGTAGTCAGTACCGTCAGGTCTATGACGTATTCACCGACCAGCGGCTTAAACCCGCCGGTCCCGTCAGGTTCACCAAATAATATCCGATCTACCTGACCTTCAACCTGTGCCAGACTCAATCCAATGCCGTACTCGTTGTTGATAAAGTCTCGAACATTGTAAGCGACACTCCGGTCACCGGAAAGGTATACCCGATACGCAGTGTCTGCATAACGTACGTATGGCGAAACTTCACCCGGTGCCGGCCCTGGTACCACATGGCGCAAGAGCAAGACTTCACTGTTATCAGGCCTGATAATGGAAAGTGACATGACCGGCGGCTGACTTTCATAATTCACGTTATTGATGGTAAATGAAGTAAAGGTTGGAAAATTCTCAAAGCTGTAATCATAACGAAAACGGTACACCAGATATCTAGCACTGCCATCTATGACAACATTGCCCGGATTATCCGCCGTAAACACTTTGTGCACTACCTGGTCGTCGCTGGAAAAAGCATTGCTCCAGGCCGGCGGGACGCTTTGAGGATAGTCCGCCCAGTAGGCCGGGTTGTTCCAGATACGGGTGCCAAAATCCAAGGGATATGTCAGTACAACATAAAAAGATATTATAATCATAAAGGCTAGAAAACCAGCGCCGATACGTCCAACCCAACTGGATAAAAGTGCTTTGAGTATATCCTTTGCATTCATTTAGGCGTACCTAATCCTGGGATCCAGCCAGATGTATAAAATTTCTAATACAAACCTGGCGACCAGATAAATCAGGGTAAATACAAAAGTCAGAGCCACGATTACAGTTTCATCGGCAGCAATAATGGCGTCATAATAGAGCCGACCCATACCCGGCCAGTTAAATACTGTTTCCGTCAAAATCGCACCACCCAACGAACCGGCCAGACCCAGTATCAGGCTGGTTATAATAGGAGGCGCGGCGGCTCTTAATATATAACGCCGCTCCAAGATGTTTTCCGGCAAACCCTTGGCCCGGCCCACAGTAACAAAGGGCTCTTGGGCGGTATTCAAAACCATAGTGCGTACGGAATATGCCCAGGAACCGAAGGAAACCAGGACCAGAGTTATGACGGGTAAAGCAGCGTGCCACAAGGTGTCACCAACTCTGGCGATAATACCATCGGGGGAAGGGGCTGATACCATACCGCCATAGGGAAATATGCCCCATTCAAAAGCAAATATCAGCACCATAAAAATCCCGACCCACCAGGCCGGCAAAGCATATGAAACAGCCAATACCAGACAACTGAAACGGTCCAGTCGGGACCCTGCTCTGGAAGCCAGACGGGGACCGATGATCAAGCCTAAAATGGCAGTAATAACCGATGCAGTAGTAATGAGTAATACCGTATTGCTCAAACGTTCAGCCAGCAAATCAACTACACGGGAACTGCCTTCGGTACTACGGAGCGTACGGGCTTCGCCAAGATCAAAGGTAACAACCCTGCGAACAGTGTCCGGCAAACGGTAATACCAAGGTTTATCAAGGCTATAAAATGCTTCTAGTTGTAATCTGCGCTCTGCGACCGCCTGTTCCAGCAGCAACGGATCCCGAATCGTCTGCGCCAGCCCGATGCGGACGGCCCTGACTTCCTCGTTAACGGTAGCCTGCAGCATCCGATCAGAAAATCCGGTAGCGCCCAGTGAAACCACAACCATCACCAGGACCACCAACAGGACCCCGAATAAAGTGAGCCCTCGGCCGAGGAGCTTCCAGATGACAGGCGACATGCTCCTGCGTTACCCCGTGCCTATTTCTTGGCCCCGGAGCCTTTCAGAATTAGGAAGACCAAACCGCCGCCGACAACTATAGCTACCGGAATAATTATAAAAATCGGAGATAAACCGCCGCTGCTGTTGTTATCGCCCATATCATCCGGCTTAATAATTCCGCCTGTAGCCAGGTCTAAATCAACCCGTCGTTCGGTTACCAGTGATACCGTTTCTCCATAAGCCAACAAATGTAATTGATAGATGCTGGGCGACAACCCCTGAGTATCGCTGGCACTTAGCGAATTTTCCGGCACAGCGTCGCTGGGAGGTACGGAGATATTATCTATGCCGGAATCGGAATTCACTCGTAAAATTCGCTGGAAGAAGCTTGCCTGGGTACCTCAAAATACCAAAGGCTCGCTGGACCCGAGATATTCCATCAATGATCATTTTGAAGAATTATTTCAAATTCACAACGTACCAGATGCCCTTCACAATACGGCTGAACTGTTAGACAGTGTTGGTCTCAGCTCAAGCATCCGATGGTCAATCCCGGATAGACTGAGCGGCGGAGAAATCCAGCGATCTTGTATCGCTTTAGCCCTGGCATTAAGTCCTTCATTACTAATATTGGATGAGCCGACGTCAGCCTTAGACCCAAGCTTAAAGGGACAAATTATTGCTTTGCTGGGAACATTGAAAACACAGCGAGACGCGTCATATCTATTCATTACACACGATATTCACCAGGCAATTTCGCTATGCGAAGAGTTCATTGTACTCTATGCCGGGCACATAATGGAACAAGGCAGTCGTGAATCCGTTTTTAATAATCCGATCCATCCATATACTAAAAAACTGCTGGAATGCGTTTCCTTCAATATCGCAAGTGCGCCGCCGAAATATATAACAGGCGAACCGCCGCGACTTGGTGACCTGCCACCTGGATGCCCTTTTTGGCCCAGATGTGAAAAAGCTGACGCAGAATGTAAGGCATCTTTACCATTGCTTGAAGACAAGGGGAGCGGTCACTACGCGGCTTGCTTTAAGTCTTAAGGATTTAACGAGCAAAAAGGCGAACAATGACTTTTTCGCCTTTTTCCAGAATATCCACGTTTTGGGGAATGTCCAGATAACCGTCAGCGTCCGCGGTTGCAGTAATGGCACCGGATTCCTTAAACAATGGTATAGCTTTTCCGTTTTCAACTTTGACTGGCAAAAATTGGCGACGCCCAACGGCGCCGGGCACACTTTGGCTCAGGCCAGCTTCGATTATCCGCCCTTCATCGTGCGGTAACCCGGCCATTTTCCTAACCGCCGGGGCCAGCAACAAATAGGCGTTAATCAAACAGGAGGTTGGATACCCGGGCATTCCGAGCACCGGTTTACCCCTGACAACGGCAAACATAGTCGGTTTCCCTGGTTTTATCTGGATGCCGTGGAACAAGACTTTGCCAAGTTTTTCCAATATACCGAACATTAAATCACGTTCACCGACTGAAGAACCGCCAGAAATAACCACCATGTCGGCATCTAAAGACTTCTCAATGGCGGCCTGGAGACGGTCAGGCTTATCTTCTGCAATAGGCATTTTTTCAGGTTTGCCTCCGCTTTGACGGATGACCGCGGCGATTGTATGTGAATTTATATCGTAAATCTGTCCAGCTCTCAACTCTGAGTCAAAAGCAGCGATTTCCTCGCCGGTAGGCATAACGGCCACTCTTGGTTTAGTTAGGACCGTGGCTCGTGACAAGCCCTGGGAGGCCAGAACTCCAATCTTGCCAGCATCAAAAACAGTACCTTGAGCCAGGACGCGCTCGCCTTTTTTAATATCTTCCCCGACCCGACCGATATTGGCCCCGGGATACACGGCTTTAAATACCTTGACAACATCACCGGATTTTTCGGTTTCCTCCACCATGACTACAGCATCGGCACCGTCCGGCATAGGAGCCCCTGTCGCTATCTGAATAGCTTCGCCCGCTTTCAAATTTAATGAAGGAGAATCTCCGGCAAAAACATGGCCAACAATTGTTAATTGACGCGGATCCCGTCGTCCTGCACCAAAGGTATCAGTGGCGATAACCGCATAACCGTCCATGGCTGCCCGGTTGAAAGGAGGAATTGACATCGCGGCATAAAGGTCCTCCGCCAAAACACGCCCGGCCAGATCATCCAAGTCAACAGACTCATTCGTGTTAATTACCATGGTTTCGGCTAGTACCGTTTGAAGCGCCGAATCAAAATCCAGCAATTGGCCGAAAGGCTTCATCAACGGCCAGCCTCACGAACCATATGTCCGGCTTCCGGTAAAATTATCTTTTCCATCGCTAATCTGACAGCGTTCAGCGAGCCGGGCAGGCACAGCACCACCTTTTCCCCAATAACGCCACCGATTGCCCGGCTCATAATTGAAGGACTGCCGATGGTTTCCCATGTTAAAAGCCGGAAAAGTTCGCCAAACCCCGGCATAAATTTGTCCAGCAGCGGGGATACCGTTTCCACAGTCAAATCACGATGAGATAATCCAGTACCACCGCTGAATACTACAATCTGAACATCAGGGTCTTTTAGCATTTCCCGAAGGGCTGTTGTAATGGCTGAAGCGTCGTTTTTAAGAAGACGGTAACAGGAGACCAAATGACCGTTGTCCTTCAATGTCCCGGCCATAAAACGGCCCGATTCATCGGTATCTTCAGTTCTTGAATCTGACACGGTAATCAGACCAAAGGCGACTGAGACCGGAGAATGTTCCTTATGATCAATATGCCCCATATAAAAGCCATTATAAGTCCCTGATGCCAGGATTGGCAAAAATCAAGCCGGAATAACCCCCACCCCTGATTTCAAGATAAATATCTGTCTATCTGAAGCCGGCGGTAGCTTGATATTGCAGTAACTTCTCCAGTTTTTCCGGGTGGCTGCTCTTCAATAGTGCTTCATCCTTAGCTACCAGGTTCTTTCGCATCAAGTCTGCTAAGGATTGATCAAGTGTCATCATACCGTCCTTACCGGAGAGTTGGATGACGTTGGTCAGTTCGTGGGTCTTCTGCTCGCGGATTAAATTCCTGACGGCCGGAGTGGCCGTCATGACTTCAAAAGCCGGAACACGCCCTTTTGCGTTCAGTCTGGGAACCAGTGTCTGGACCAGAACAGCTTCAAGAACCTGGCTGAACTGCAGGCGTATTTGTTGTTGTTGAGACGGCGGGAAAATATCAATAACGCGGTCAACTGTCTGAGCGGCATCCGTAGTATGGAGTGTCCCCACAACAAGATGTCCGGTTTCAGCCGCAGAGATAGCCGTGGAAATAGTTTCCAAATCACGCATTTCACCGACGACGATGACATCCGGGTCATGCCGCAAAGCATGTTTCAGCGCCACCGCGAAGGCTTTGGTATCATCTCCCAGGTCCCGCTGAGCAATCAGGCATTTCTTGTTTGAGTGCAGATACTCAATGGGGTCCTCAATGGTAATGACATTACGCGCAGCATTCTGATTAAGATAATCCACCATCGCGGCCATGGTAGTTGATTTACCTGACCCGGTTGGGCCGCAGACCAGAATCATGCCGCGGGGTTTCATAATCAAATTTTTACAGATAGCCGGCACCCCAAGTTTTTCCATGGACAACACCTGGAACGGCACTTGCCGAAACGCCATTGACAAAGAGCCACGTTGCCTCATCACACTGACCCTAAACCTGGCGAGACCGGCGATGCCATAAGCGAAATCCAATTCTTTTTCGTTTAAAAAAGTCTCTTTTTGCTCCGGCTTGGCTATCTCGTCCAAAATTAGTTCCAAATCACCGGTTTTGAGATTGGGATACTGTTCCAAAATCAACAACTCACCGTCAACCCGGATTACAGGCGGACTGGGAACCCGCAGGTGAAGATCAGACCCTCCCTGCTCCACCAACAAGCGCAACCATTCATCAATTTGGGACATCTTTAATTTATCCTTTTCGGTATTTAATCGGCCGGCTCATCAACCCTATTAGCTTCAGCTTTTAGCTGCTCAACTTCTTGCTCCGTGAACAGTCTCCAGCCCCGGCGATCGCGGGCAACGCTTTCACCAAGTAGATCACTCTTTAACCAGCGAAACAATGTCGTACGGCTGATTCCGGCCATTTCGCAAACCTCGGCGGTCCGGTAATATTTAGTTCCTTTTAATATCAATGTCATTAGCTTCAACCTTGTATGGCTATATTCAGATATACTTTAGCGCATTCTGACTTGATGGTAAATGGGTAAAAAGTAAGGGTTGATGACAAACTTTAGTAATGGCTGCATTTACAATACCGCCACAAATATCATCCCTAAACTGCGTACTACGGAAATCAAAAGTACCTTCGTACCATACAAAAGATTGTGCCTGTAAATTTATGTCCATAGTTTTGCCCCACTGAAATTAAAAATAAATGGCTCACAATCAGGACAATGAGATATAATTACGATATGCAGATAAGTTTACTCGAACAAAAACAGGCTCTGATATCCAGCGTCGACCGTCAGGCACCAAGACTGAAAGAAATTGCTTTACTAATCCACGCCAACCCCGAACTCGGATTTCAGGAAAAGCAGGCGGCCGACTGGATAATTGAGTATCTCCAATCAAACGTCTTCAATGTTGAACGCAACATCGCCGGATTAAAAACGGCCTTCCGGGCTACCTATGGCAGCGGGAAACCAGTGGTGGCTTTTCTGGGTGAGTATGATGCCCTGCCGGACGTCGGTCACGCCTGCGGGCATAATCTAATCGCTACTGCCGGTGCCGGTGCCGCTGTTGCCGCCAAACAACTGGCGGACACCTGCGACGGACAGATACAATTTATTGGCACACCTGCGGAAGAGCTTTTCGGCGGTAAAATCATCATGGCGCAACAAGGCGTCTTTGACAACATTGACGCCGCCTTAATGGTTCATCCAGAGTCTGGGCCCAACGTGGCGACGGCCCGTGCTTTAGCCTGCGTCACGCTTTATGTAGAATACTTCGGCAAGGAAGCTCACGCCGCAGCCGAACCCGCCGAAGGGATCAATGCGCTGGATGCCATGACGATCGCTTACTCAGCGGTTAGTGCTTTGAGACAGCATATCAGACCGACAGCACGGGTCCACGGCATCATCACCGACGGCGGCCATGCCGCTAATGTAGTCCCCGGGTACACTGCTGGAAGTTTTCTGGTAAGAGCTGGCGATATGGAATATCTGGATAGCCTTAAGGTCCGCGTACTGGACTGCTTTCGAGCCGGCTCGCTCGCAACCGGTGCCGAACTGAAATACCGATGGGATCCCCTTGCCTATGAACCGTTGCTTAACAACCCGACGCTTGCCGGTTTATTTACCGCTAATGTAGAGACACTGGGTCGTGAAATAATGCTGGAAGACAGCAATCAGTCGTTTGGCAGTACCGATATGGGCAATGTCAGCCGAGTGGTACCGGGATTGCATGGTTTTATTTCCATAGCGCCGACCGGAGTTATCGGACATACCCGTGAGTTTGCTGCGGCTGCCGCGTCCCCTGAAGGATTATCGGGCATGCTGGATGCAGCCAAGGCGCTGGCAATGACAACTGCTGACCTGTTTGTTAATCCGGATACCTTGAAGCGAGTTAAGGAAGATTTCATGATGGGAATCAATTCCTGAATGGGTTTCTTCTTAGGCATTGATGCCGGGTCAATCAGCACCAAAGCCGCCGTTCTGGACGACAATGATAATGTCATACTTACATGCCAAATACCCACAGGAGGCGACCCACTGGCTGCGGCTTGCCAACTTCGGACAACGGTTAATCATGCTATTGGCGAAACCCCGGAAAAACTTGCGGTTACCGGCAGCGCCCGGGAATTGGTAGGAACAAAACTTGGCGCTTCTATCATTAAAAACGAAATAACCTGCCAGGCTTTGGCTGCTGAATATTTTTTACCGGGTGTCCGGACGGTAATAGAAATGGGCGGGCAAGACTCTAAATTGATCATTGTCAGCGGCGGTTTGGTTCAGGATTTTGCCATGAACACCGTCTGCGCCGCCGGCACCGGGTCCTTCCTGGAACATCAGGCCAGCCGTCTGGGTTTGTCCATTGAGGCGTTCGCCGAAATCGGCAACAATCCCCAGGAGCCGGTAAATATTACCGGCCGATGCACCGTATTTGCTGAATCGGATATGATACACGCTCAGCAATCAGGCGCTTCAACCAGCAGTATCATCTATGGATTATGTTTAGCGTTGGTGCGGAACTTCCTGAGTGACACCAGACGGATTAATCGTCTGGTGTCACCTATCATGTTTCAAGGCGGCGTCGCCCGTAATCAGGCCATGGTACGGGCTTTTGAAAAAACTTTTGACCAAAAATTGCATATTCCCGACGGCCCTGAAATGACCGGCGCAATCGGCGCGGCCTTGATACAAAAGCGTCAATTAGCGCATAATATAAGGTAGGCGAGAGCAGAAAGTCGGGAATATTTTTTCACAAAGGACGGGAATTTATGCGAATTGCGGTAGACGCATCAGGCGGTGATTATGCTCCTTATGAAATTGTAAAAGGTGCTATCAAGGCCGCTCAAGAGCTAAAAGATAAAGGTGTAGAAATTATTCTGGTCGGCAAAAGGCCGGTATTGCATGTTCAGGCCGGTAAACATCTAAAGAAATTGAACCTGTCCATCGTCCACGCGCCTCAGAATATTGAATTCACCGAACATCCGGTTGAAGCGCTGAAAAATAAGCCAAAATCGTCTATCGCGGTAGGCACCATGATGGTGAAAGAAGGCCTGGCTGACGCATTTGTGTCCGCGGGCTCCACCGGAGCGGTATTATGTGCCGCCTATCTGTTGCTAGGTAAAATAGATGGGATTGAACGTCCGG from Dehalogenimonas sp. W includes the following:
- a CDS encoding ABC transporter permease, whose product is MNAKDILKALLSSWVGRIGAGFLAFMIIISFYVVLTYPLDFGTRIWNNPAYWADYPQSVPPAWSNAFSSDDQVVHKVFTADNPGNVVIDGSARYLVYRFRYDYSFENFPTFTSFTINNVNYESQPPVMSLSIIRPDNSEVLLLRHVVPGPAPGEVSPYVRYADTAYRVYLSGDRSVAYNVRDFINNEYGIGLSLAQVEGQVDRILFGEPDGTGGFKPLVGEYVIDLTVLTTGEDDYIGEVSFTIGGTVYGLMGTDSTGRDLATGLLFGFPVALLIGVVTSVFITVIGTTTGIISGYVGGRTDTLIQRLCDVLANIPLLPILIFLAFIFGQKLWLVMLVLVVFGWPGLTIIVRSMVLHQSASQLVEATRALGASPSRIMFRHVLFQIGPFVLAQMIFATPGAILAEAGLSFLGLGDPSIPTWGQILESGFSTGAVYVGYWWWVLPPGLLVVFAAATFVLLSLGFEPVVNPKLRKHAAT
- a CDS encoding ABC transporter permease, with translation MVVVSLGATGFSDRMLQATVNEEVRAVRIGLAQTIRDPLLLEQAVAERRLQLEAFYSLDKPWYYRLPDTVRRVVTFDLGEARTLRSTEGSSRVVDLLAERLSNTVLLITTASVITAILGLIIGPRLASRAGSRLDRFSCLVLAVSYALPAWWVGIFMVLIFAFEWGIFPYGGMVSAPSPDGIIARVGDTLWHAALPVITLVLVSFGSWAYSVRTMVLNTAQEPFVTVGRAKGLPENILERRYILRAAAPPIITSLILGLAGSLGGAILTETVFNWPGMGRLYYDAIIAADETVIVALTFVFTLIYLVARFVLEILYIWLDPRIRYA
- a CDS encoding oligopeptide/dipeptide ABC transporter ATP-binding protein: MPESEFTRKIRWKKLAWVPQNTKGSLDPRYSINDHFEELFQIHNVPDALHNTAELLDSVGLSSSIRWSIPDRLSGGEIQRSCIALALALSPSLLILDEPTSALDPSLKGQIIALLGTLKTQRDASYLFITHDIHQAISLCEEFIVLYAGHIMEQGSRESVFNNPIHPYTKKLLECVSFNIASAPPKYITGEPPRLGDLPPGCPFWPRCEKADAECKASLPLLEDKGSGHYAACFKS
- the glp gene encoding gephyrin-like molybdotransferase Glp translates to MKPFGQLLDFDSALQTVLAETMVINTNESVDLDDLAGRVLAEDLYAAMSIPPFNRAAMDGYAVIATDTFGAGRRDPRQLTIVGHVFAGDSPSLNLKAGEAIQIATGAPMPDGADAVVMVEETEKSGDVVKVFKAVYPGANIGRVGEDIKKGERVLAQGTVFDAGKIGVLASQGLSRATVLTKPRVAVMPTGEEIAAFDSELRAGQIYDINSHTIAAVIRQSGGKPEKMPIAEDKPDRLQAAIEKSLDADMVVISGGSSVGERDLMFGILEKLGKVLFHGIQIKPGKPTMFAVVRGKPVLGMPGYPTSCLINAYLLLAPAVRKMAGLPHDEGRIIEAGLSQSVPGAVGRRQFLPVKVENGKAIPLFKESGAITATADADGYLDIPQNVDILEKGEKVIVRLFAR
- a CDS encoding MogA/MoaB family molybdenum cofactor biosynthesis protein, whose product is MGHIDHKEHSPVSVAFGLITVSDSRTEDTDESGRFMAGTLKDNGHLVSCYRLLKNDASAITTALREMLKDPDVQIVVFSGGTGLSHRDLTVETVSPLLDKFMPGFGELFRLLTWETIGSPSIMSRAIGGVIGEKVVLCLPGSLNAVRLAMEKIILPEAGHMVREAGR
- a CDS encoding type IV pilus twitching motility protein PilT, coding for MSQIDEWLRLLVEQGGSDLHLRVPSPPVIRVDGELLILEQYPNLKTGDLELILDEIAKPEQKETFLNEKELDFAYGIAGLARFRVSVMRQRGSLSMAFRQVPFQVLSMEKLGVPAICKNLIMKPRGMILVCGPTGSGKSTTMAAMVDYLNQNAARNVITIEDPIEYLHSNKKCLIAQRDLGDDTKAFAVALKHALRHDPDVIVVGEMRDLETISTAISAAETGHLVVGTLHTTDAAQTVDRVIDIFPPSQQQQIRLQFSQVLEAVLVQTLVPRLNAKGRVPAFEVMTATPAVRNLIREQKTHELTNVIQLSGKDGMMTLDQSLADLMRKNLVAKDEALLKSSHPEKLEKLLQYQATAGFR
- a CDS encoding MerR family transcriptional regulator, with protein sequence MTLILKGTKYYRTAEVCEMAGISRTTLFRWLKSDLLGESVARDRRGWRLFTEQEVEQLKAEANRVDEPAD
- a CDS encoding M20 family metallopeptidase, whose amino-acid sequence is MQISLLEQKQALISSVDRQAPRLKEIALLIHANPELGFQEKQAADWIIEYLQSNVFNVERNIAGLKTAFRATYGSGKPVVAFLGEYDALPDVGHACGHNLIATAGAGAAVAAKQLADTCDGQIQFIGTPAEELFGGKIIMAQQGVFDNIDAALMVHPESGPNVATARALACVTLYVEYFGKEAHAAAEPAEGINALDAMTIAYSAVSALRQHIRPTARVHGIITDGGHAANVVPGYTAGSFLVRAGDMEYLDSLKVRVLDCFRAGSLATGAELKYRWDPLAYEPLLNNPTLAGLFTANVETLGREIMLEDSNQSFGSTDMGNVSRVVPGLHGFISIAPTGVIGHTREFAAAAASPEGLSGMLDAAKALAMTTADLFVNPDTLKRVKEDFMMGINS
- a CDS encoding acyl-CoA dehydratase activase; translated protein: MGFFLGIDAGSISTKAAVLDDNDNVILTCQIPTGGDPLAAACQLRTTVNHAIGETPEKLAVTGSARELVGTKLGASIIKNEITCQALAAEYFLPGVRTVIEMGGQDSKLIIVSGGLVQDFAMNTVCAAGTGSFLEHQASRLGLSIEAFAEIGNNPQEPVNITGRCTVFAESDMIHAQQSGASTSSIIYGLCLALVRNFLSDTRRINRLVSPIMFQGGVARNQAMVRAFEKTFDQKLHIPDGPEMTGAIGAALIQKRQLAHNIR